A window of Cryptomeria japonica chromosome 3, Sugi_1.0, whole genome shotgun sequence contains these coding sequences:
- the LOC131029213 gene encoding PLASMODESMATA CALLOSE-BINDING PROTEIN 4 codes for MKMTMELRFVFVLLLLSVYGSGLGDGRGKYVGEQNGSKHLGLAKRKLSEKKTSSNSTAKPTDFGVGTPTPPTYVNPITTPTTPTITPTTPTTPVTTPTTPVTTPTTPVTTPTTPVTTPTTPVTSPALAGQSWCVAKTNVADKSLQTALDYACGLGGADCKAIVKGGQCFDPNTVAAHASYAFNSYYQKNNMASGTCDFGGNAIITQTNPSYGTCVYTTGSSTGTPTTPTTPVTTPTTPVTTPTTPVTTPTTPTPVTTPTTPVTTPTTPVTTPTTPTTTPVYNSSSPVGGITTPTGGITGIPTSLGPSSSFNTTSYSGTSSSFTYLGSSLTLLMGVGVAVIL; via the exons atgaagatgaCAATGGAGCTGAGATTTGTCTTTGTGCTGCTGCTACTTTCTGTTTATGGCTCAG GACTTGGTGATGGGCGTGGGAAATACGTGGGTGAGCAGAATGGTTCAAAGCACTTGGGCTTAGCGAAGAGAAAGCTCTCCGAAAAGAAAACTAGCTCAAACAGCACAGCCAAACCCACTGATTTTGGGGTGGGCACTCCAACACCTCCTACTTATGTAAATCCCATTACGACACCCACAACACCCACTATCACCCCAACCACGCCTACAACTCCTGTTACCACACCAACAACCCCTGTCACGACTCCTACAACTCCTGTGACAACCCCCACAACCCCTGTTACAACCCCTACAACCCCTGTTACAAGCCCTGCTTTGGCAGGGCAGAGCTGGTGTGTGGCAAAGACCAATGTTGCAGACAAATCATTGCAGACTGCTTTGGACTATGCCTGTGGACTAGGAGGTGCTGACTGTAAAGCAATCGTAAAGGGAGGTCAATGCTTTGATCCAAACACAGTTGCAGCTCATGCTTCCTATGCTTTCAACAGTTACTATCAGAAGAACAACATGGCATCTGGAACCTGTGATTTTGGCGGCAATGCAATCATCACTCAGACCAATCCCA GTTATGGCACTTGCGTTTACACCACAGGCTCAAG CACTGGTACTCCTACAACCCCTACAACTCCTGTGACGACTCCAACAACTCCTGTGACGACTCCAACAACTCCTGTGACAACTCCGACGACCCCGACCCCTGTTACGACTCCGACAACTCCTGTTACAACTCCAACGACACCTGTTACAACTCCAACAACGCCTACTACTACCCCAGTGTACAATTCCAGCAGTCCTGTTGGTGGTATTACAACTCCAACCGGTGGCATCACTGGAATCCCCACCAGTTTGGGACCATCCAGTTCATTCAACACTACATCATACAGTGGCACTTCATCATCATTTACATATCTGGGTTCATCACTTACTCTCCTCATGGGTGTAGGTGTGGCTGTAATACTGTAA